One bacterium DNA window includes the following coding sequences:
- a CDS encoding desulfoferrodoxin — translation MCKSCGCGIKREKKKYVCKKCGKESEKQEICCGEKMVEKE, via the coding sequence ATGTGCAAAAGTTGTGGCTGTGGAATAAAAAGAGAAAAAAAGAAATATGTATGTAAAAAGTGTGGGAAAGAGTCAGAAAAACAGGAAATATGCTGTGGTGAAAAGATGGTAGAAAAGGAATGA